A section of the Eublepharis macularius isolate TG4126 chromosome 1, MPM_Emac_v1.0, whole genome shotgun sequence genome encodes:
- the LOC129338134 gene encoding ras-related protein Rab-11A-like isoform X4: protein MRGKDDEYDYLFKIVLIGDSGVGKSNLLSRFTRNEFNLESKSTIGVEFATRSIQVDNKTVKAQIWDTAGQERYRAITSAYYRGAVGALLVYDIAKYLTYENAERWLKELQDHADTNIVIMLVGNKSDLRHLRAVPTDEAKSFAEKNGLSFIETSALDSTNVETAFHNILTVSRGKRKQKGQLVTAPVFSEVASGAQKHLG, encoded by the exons TTGTCCTTATCGGGGACTCTGGAGTAGGGAAGAGCAACCTGCTCTCACGGTTCACCCGGAACGAGTTCAACCTGGAGAGTAAAAGCACCATCGGGGTTGAGTTTGCCACACGCAGCATCCAGGTGGATAACAAGACCGTGAAAGCCCAGATCTGGGACACAGCCGGACAAGAACGCTACCGTGCCATTACTTCTGC TTACTACCGAGGGGCAGTTGGGGCACTTCTTGTTTACGACATTGCCAAGTACCTCACCTATGAGAATGCAGAGCGTTGGCTGAAAGAACTGCAAGACCACGCGGATACCAATATCGTCATTATGTTGGTGGGGAACAAGAGTGATCTGAGACATCTACGGGCCGTGCCCACCGACGAGGCCAAAAGCTTTGCAG AAAAGAATGGCTTGTCCTTCATAGAAACATCGGCTCTAGATTCCACCAATGTGGAGACTGCCTTTCATAACATCCTCACAG TATCAAGAGgaaaaaggaagcagaaagggCAACTAGTGACAGCCCCCGTGTTCTCCGAAGTGGCTTCTGGGGCTCAGAAGCACTTGGGCTGA
- the LOC129338134 gene encoding ras-related protein Rab-11A-like isoform X3 — translation MRGKDDEYDYLFKIVLIGDSGVGKSNLLSRFTRNEFNLESKSTIGVEFATRSIQVDNKTVKAQIWDTAGQERYRAITSAYYRGAVGALLVYDIAKYLTYENAERWLKELQDHADTNIVIMLVGNKSDLRHLRAVPTDEAKSFAEKNGLSFIETSALDSTNVETAFHNILTDREKEKRKKIKPKRKKKNPPNPGRNIWSTSKD, via the exons TTGTCCTTATCGGGGACTCTGGAGTAGGGAAGAGCAACCTGCTCTCACGGTTCACCCGGAACGAGTTCAACCTGGAGAGTAAAAGCACCATCGGGGTTGAGTTTGCCACACGCAGCATCCAGGTGGATAACAAGACCGTGAAAGCCCAGATCTGGGACACAGCCGGACAAGAACGCTACCGTGCCATTACTTCTGC TTACTACCGAGGGGCAGTTGGGGCACTTCTTGTTTACGACATTGCCAAGTACCTCACCTATGAGAATGCAGAGCGTTGGCTGAAAGAACTGCAAGACCACGCGGATACCAATATCGTCATTATGTTGGTGGGGAACAAGAGTGATCTGAGACATCTACGGGCCGTGCCCACCGACGAGGCCAAAAGCTTTGCAG AAAAGAATGGCTTGTCCTTCATAGAAACATCGGCTCTAGATTCCACCAATGTGGAGACTGCCTTTCATAACATCCTCACAG acagagaaaaagagaaaagaaaaaaaattaagccaaaaagaaaaaagaagaacccTCCAAACCCTGGTCGGAATATATGGTCAACTTCCAAGGACTGA
- the LOC129338134 gene encoding ras-related protein Rab-11A-like isoform X2, with the protein MRGKDDEYDYLFKIVLIGDSGVGKSNLLSRFTRNEFNLESKSTIGVEFATRSIQVDNKTVKAQIWDTAGQERYRAITSAYYRGAVGALLVYDIAKYLTYENAERWLKELQDHADTNIVIMLVGNKSDLRHLRAVPTDEAKSFAEKNGLSFIETSALDSTNVETAFHNILTEIYRIVSQRQIASGQPETEFSPSSTIEPIKVLPTHQDVRQAPCCQNI; encoded by the exons TTGTCCTTATCGGGGACTCTGGAGTAGGGAAGAGCAACCTGCTCTCACGGTTCACCCGGAACGAGTTCAACCTGGAGAGTAAAAGCACCATCGGGGTTGAGTTTGCCACACGCAGCATCCAGGTGGATAACAAGACCGTGAAAGCCCAGATCTGGGACACAGCCGGACAAGAACGCTACCGTGCCATTACTTCTGC TTACTACCGAGGGGCAGTTGGGGCACTTCTTGTTTACGACATTGCCAAGTACCTCACCTATGAGAATGCAGAGCGTTGGCTGAAAGAACTGCAAGACCACGCGGATACCAATATCGTCATTATGTTGGTGGGGAACAAGAGTGATCTGAGACATCTACGGGCCGTGCCCACCGACGAGGCCAAAAGCTTTGCAG AAAAGAATGGCTTGTCCTTCATAGAAACATCGGCTCTAGATTCCACCAATGTGGAGACTGCCTTTCATAACATCCTCACAG AAATCTACCGGATTGTATCCCAAAGGCAAATCGCCAGTGGGCAGCCAGAGACCGAATTCAGCCCCAGCAGCACCATTGAACCCATTAAAGTCCTGCCTACTCACCAGGATGTGAGACAAGCACCTTGCTGCCAGAATATATAA
- the LOC129338134 gene encoding ras-related protein Rab-11A-like isoform X1: MRGKDDEYDYLFKIVLIGDSGVGKSNLLSRFTRNEFNLESKSTIGVEFATRSIQVDNKTVKAQIWDTAGQERYRAITSAYYRGAVGALLVYDIAKYLTYENAERWLKELQDHADTNIVIMLVGNKSDLRHLRAVPTDEAKSFAEKNGLSFIETSALDSTNVETAFHNILTGSIKRKKEAERATSDSPRVLRSGFWGSEALGLKIKDREKEKRKKIKPKRKKKNPPNPGRNIWSTSKD; encoded by the exons TTGTCCTTATCGGGGACTCTGGAGTAGGGAAGAGCAACCTGCTCTCACGGTTCACCCGGAACGAGTTCAACCTGGAGAGTAAAAGCACCATCGGGGTTGAGTTTGCCACACGCAGCATCCAGGTGGATAACAAGACCGTGAAAGCCCAGATCTGGGACACAGCCGGACAAGAACGCTACCGTGCCATTACTTCTGC TTACTACCGAGGGGCAGTTGGGGCACTTCTTGTTTACGACATTGCCAAGTACCTCACCTATGAGAATGCAGAGCGTTGGCTGAAAGAACTGCAAGACCACGCGGATACCAATATCGTCATTATGTTGGTGGGGAACAAGAGTGATCTGAGACATCTACGGGCCGTGCCCACCGACGAGGCCAAAAGCTTTGCAG AAAAGAATGGCTTGTCCTTCATAGAAACATCGGCTCTAGATTCCACCAATGTGGAGACTGCCTTTCATAACATCCTCACAG GCAGTATCAAGAGgaaaaaggaagcagaaagggCAACTAGTGACAGCCCCCGTGTTCTCCGAAGTGGCTTCTGGGGCTCAGAAGCACTTGGGCTGAAAATTAAAG acagagaaaaagagaaaagaaaaaaaattaagccaaaaagaaaaaagaagaacccTCCAAACCCTGGTCGGAATATATGGTCAACTTCCAAGGACTGA